A region of Chitinophaga horti DNA encodes the following proteins:
- a CDS encoding tetratricopeptide repeat-containing sensor histidine kinase: protein MRLLLSIFVLLCLQTTVYGQQPPDSIVIRQLISQAGKLILKRGELPADLNAARPILHRAAELSRKSGYKPGQARCSQLAYQLAYEAKDDDWLVKLLPEQTFLKRNTTLKYLFYRVLDRRQLDSALMFAKMMKEDAIRNQHPFLSNDAEFYLASYHIELAEWDKMAECYTNMIRFHRQQKNLADELSCWTALNFYMTENSLKVYTKEEVLKNMLSLSERLGDKRQYATTLADLGRSDITFGRMNEAEQKLLEAERILRTNGIKDRFSVYEWLCRFYIIKADVYKALQAARAAQQSRYEAGAAGDLERLYYYVAEVYQTFGLRGRAFQELNNMFGGSDPLNIRPANYKYAVVGAQLIDHRGQTRQAIAYLSQGMKDKLLFTYDHQLVTANMYMGDFYLRLKDTLTALQHYKKSEQLMDLKVWGRATGPSDLYIRLARSLYDAGRYDSALAYLQRIEKLHNGQVRLEVQIDMQQLFYRIDSLQGRYLSAMGRSHKHQALRDSIYGIERWAQLEELQMKYETAQKDQQLQQRAQQVALLTQQNFMREELLEQRDVAARQRDLLNKRNNQQAQLEARQRGDSLKNKEERIRALNKEASLQHTVLEQTRNARNALILGAVLLLLLLSLGYNRFLLKQRNNRELQLQRDVITGNNVALSKLVNEKEWLLKEVHHRVKNNLQVVMSLLNIQSFYLQDDRAIAAIRDSQRRLNAISLIHKKLYQSDNMALVDMPLYVNELVECLRESVDMPENIRIDLAVDPIMMDVKRALPVGLILNESITNAFKYAFPDNHEGTIDVSLKQEGSTLLLTIADNGIGFQPGNGGNSLGMSLMDGLARDLEGELMVDGSKGAKISVVFPVVQ, encoded by the coding sequence ATGCGACTGCTCCTTTCCATTTTTGTACTCCTTTGCCTTCAAACAACGGTTTACGGCCAACAACCACCCGATTCTATTGTCATCCGGCAGCTCATAAGTCAGGCCGGGAAGCTGATTTTAAAGCGGGGAGAACTGCCTGCAGACCTGAACGCCGCCCGTCCAATATTGCACCGCGCTGCGGAACTCAGCCGAAAGTCCGGCTACAAGCCAGGGCAGGCCCGATGTTCGCAGCTGGCCTACCAGTTGGCATATGAAGCCAAAGACGATGATTGGTTAGTGAAATTGCTGCCAGAACAAACGTTTCTTAAAAGGAACACGACATTAAAATATCTTTTCTACCGCGTACTCGATCGCAGGCAACTGGACAGCGCTCTGATGTTCGCGAAGATGATGAAGGAAGACGCTATACGTAATCAGCATCCTTTTTTATCGAACGACGCCGAGTTTTACCTGGCATCGTATCACATAGAATTGGCAGAATGGGATAAAATGGCGGAATGTTATACGAACATGATCCGCTTTCACCGGCAGCAAAAGAACCTGGCCGACGAATTGTCTTGCTGGACGGCGCTCAACTTTTACATGACAGAAAACTCACTGAAGGTTTATACGAAAGAGGAGGTGCTTAAAAATATGTTATCCCTCAGTGAGCGCCTGGGTGACAAGCGCCAGTATGCCACCACGCTGGCCGATCTGGGGCGGAGCGACATAACATTCGGAAGGATGAATGAAGCAGAGCAGAAGTTGCTGGAGGCGGAGCGCATCTTGAGAACGAATGGGATAAAGGACCGATTCTCCGTATACGAATGGCTTTGTCGTTTCTATATTATTAAAGCAGATGTGTACAAAGCGTTACAGGCAGCGAGGGCTGCACAGCAAAGCCGCTATGAAGCCGGTGCAGCGGGAGACCTGGAACGATTGTATTACTACGTGGCGGAAGTATATCAAACATTTGGTTTGCGTGGACGGGCGTTCCAGGAGCTGAATAATATGTTTGGTGGCAGCGATCCACTTAACATCCGCCCGGCTAACTATAAATATGCAGTTGTGGGTGCGCAGTTGATCGACCATCGCGGGCAAACGCGGCAGGCGATCGCGTATCTTTCGCAGGGAATGAAAGATAAACTGCTGTTTACCTACGATCACCAGCTGGTAACGGCGAATATGTACATGGGCGATTTTTATCTCCGGCTGAAGGATACGCTTACTGCACTACAGCATTACAAGAAATCGGAGCAGCTGATGGACCTGAAAGTATGGGGCCGTGCCACAGGGCCGTCCGACTTGTATATCCGCCTGGCCCGTTCGTTATATGATGCGGGCAGGTACGATTCCGCGCTGGCCTATCTCCAACGGATCGAAAAGTTACACAATGGGCAGGTAAGACTGGAGGTGCAAATCGACATGCAGCAGTTGTTCTATCGCATCGATTCGTTGCAGGGGCGATACCTCTCCGCCATGGGCCGTTCCCATAAACACCAGGCGCTGCGCGATTCTATCTACGGAATTGAAAGATGGGCCCAGCTGGAAGAGCTGCAGATGAAGTATGAAACAGCGCAAAAAGACCAGCAGTTACAGCAACGCGCGCAGCAGGTAGCCTTGCTTACCCAACAGAATTTTATGCGGGAAGAGTTGCTGGAGCAAAGAGACGTGGCAGCCCGGCAGCGCGATCTGCTCAACAAACGGAACAATCAGCAAGCCCAGCTCGAAGCCCGCCAGCGGGGTGACTCGCTTAAAAATAAGGAGGAACGTATACGGGCGTTAAACAAAGAAGCCAGTCTGCAACATACGGTACTCGAACAAACCCGCAACGCCCGTAATGCGCTTATCCTGGGCGCAGTACTGCTATTGCTATTGCTTTCCCTTGGATACAACCGTTTTTTGCTAAAACAACGTAACAACCGTGAGCTGCAGTTACAGCGGGATGTGATCACAGGTAATAATGTGGCACTTAGTAAACTGGTGAACGAAAAAGAATGGCTGCTCAAAGAAGTGCATCATCGCGTGAAAAATAATCTACAGGTGGTGATGAGTTTACTGAATATACAGTCGTTCTACCTGCAGGACGATCGCGCCATCGCCGCTATCCGCGATAGCCAGCGCCGCCTGAACGCCATATCCCTCATCCACAAAAAGCTGTATCAATCCGATAACATGGCCCTGGTAGACATGCCGCTATATGTTAACGAGCTGGTCGAATGCCTGCGCGAGTCGGTGGATATGCCGGAAAATATCAGGATCGACCTGGCGGTGGATCCCATCATGATGGACGTGAAACGCGCCCTGCCGGTGGGGCTTATCCTCAATGAGTCGATTACGAACGCTTTTAAGTACGCATTCCCGGATAACCATGAAGGCACGATTGACGTGTCGTTGAAGCAGGAGGGAAGCACGTTACTGCTGACGATAGCCGATAACGGCATCGGGTTTCAGCCAGGAAACGGCGGTAATTCACTCGGCATGAGCCTGATGGACGGACTCGCCCGCGACCTCGAAGGGGAGTTGATGGTGGACGGAAGTAAGGGTGCCAAGATCAGCGTGGTGTTTCCGGTGGTGCAATAG
- a CDS encoding DUF421 domain-containing protein, which yields MEWQEIFLKDFDGQAAVEILIRTLVMFAFVLLLLRASGKKGVRQLSIFEVAIIIALGSAAGDPMFHKDDAIVPSLVVFAVILGFYRLLTWLAAKYEKFESVLEGDPVVIIENGEIVLNNKGKSTFAKDEFFAEMRGKGIEHMGQVRLGILETNGTVSFFFFPDEEVLPGLPVLPPTHYEECAEVPRDGEYSCCYCGGTERLTAGKHTCKRCEQKRWVKSLTSKRIT from the coding sequence ATGGAATGGCAAGAAATATTTCTAAAGGATTTTGACGGACAGGCGGCGGTTGAAATCCTCATTCGCACACTCGTTATGTTCGCCTTTGTGTTGCTGTTACTCCGCGCTTCGGGCAAAAAAGGCGTTCGGCAGCTCTCGATCTTCGAAGTGGCCATCATCATTGCCCTCGGTTCTGCCGCCGGCGACCCGATGTTCCATAAAGACGACGCCATCGTGCCTTCCCTGGTCGTGTTTGCGGTGATCCTTGGTTTTTACCGGCTGCTTACCTGGCTGGCCGCCAAGTACGAAAAGTTTGAAAGTGTGTTGGAAGGCGACCCGGTAGTGATCATCGAAAACGGGGAAATTGTACTGAATAACAAAGGCAAATCTACCTTCGCCAAAGATGAATTTTTCGCAGAGATGCGGGGTAAAGGCATTGAACATATGGGACAGGTACGCCTCGGCATCCTGGAAACCAATGGTACGGTGAGTTTCTTTTTCTTCCCGGATGAAGAGGTGTTGCCAGGTTTGCCGGTACTGCCACCTACTCATTACGAGGAATGCGCCGAAGTGCCCAGGGATGGAGAGTACTCCTGCTGCTATTGCGGCGGAACAGAACGCCTTACTGCCGGCAAACATACTTGCAAACGTTGTGAACAGAAACGCTGGGTGAAGTCGCTCACCAGCAAACGTATTACCTGA
- a CDS encoding alpha/beta fold hydrolase, with protein sequence MNKLLIIALLAIFAACQPASKKHELSMKDSTQLKPVQSGYADVNGLKMYYEVYGSGKPLVMIHGSYMNIPLNWAHMIPSLAKDRQVIVAEMQGHGRTKDIERELSYEGMADDVSGLLKHLKVDSADILGYSMGGGIAFQVAVRHPQQVRRLVILSGTYAHDGWWPEVEAVFATFTGDMFKGTPIQQQYDSMGNDPARFDAYIKKVIRVDTKPYDWSNEVKNIKAPILMAIGDADGVRYEHALELFRAKGGGKMGDMGGRPKSRLAILPGTTHVGMMQQTDVVVPMVANFLDADLDAPPPTF encoded by the coding sequence ATGAACAAGCTTTTAATCATCGCTTTACTGGCCATATTCGCTGCCTGTCAGCCAGCATCAAAAAAACATGAACTGTCTATGAAAGATAGCACACAACTTAAGCCCGTTCAATCAGGTTATGCGGATGTGAATGGCCTGAAAATGTACTACGAAGTATATGGTAGCGGCAAACCGCTGGTGATGATTCACGGCTCGTACATGAACATCCCGCTGAACTGGGCGCATATGATCCCTTCGCTGGCAAAAGACCGCCAGGTGATCGTGGCCGAAATGCAGGGGCACGGCCGTACGAAAGATATCGAACGCGAATTGAGCTACGAAGGCATGGCCGATGATGTATCCGGGTTACTTAAACATCTGAAAGTAGACAGTGCCGACATACTGGGTTACAGCATGGGCGGAGGCATTGCCTTCCAGGTTGCGGTTCGCCATCCGCAGCAGGTGCGCAGGCTGGTCATTTTATCCGGCACCTATGCGCATGATGGCTGGTGGCCTGAAGTGGAGGCGGTGTTTGCCACCTTTACGGGAGATATGTTTAAAGGCACACCCATTCAGCAGCAATATGACAGCATGGGTAATGATCCCGCACGCTTCGATGCCTACATAAAGAAAGTCATCAGGGTCGACACGAAGCCTTATGACTGGAGCAATGAAGTAAAGAACATCAAAGCCCCAATACTCATGGCCATCGGCGATGCCGACGGTGTACGATATGAACACGCCCTGGAGCTGTTCCGCGCTAAAGGCGGGGGGAAGATGGGGGATATGGGAGGCCGGCCTAAGTCGCGCCTGGCGATCCTACCCGGAACAACGCATGTCGGTATGATGCAGCAAACGGATGTGGTAGTACCGATGGTCGCTAACTTCCTGGATGCCGACCTGGACGCGCCGCCGCCAACGTTTTAA
- a CDS encoding very short patch repair endonuclease has protein sequence MADVHSKETRSFNMSKIKGKDTKPEMLVRKYLFSHGFRYRVHDRRLPGNPDIVLPKYRTAIFIHGCFWHGHEGCRYFIIPKTRTEWWVSKLSRNTANDEKALTALHALGWKAIVIWECDLKKATLDHTLKALLGDLRSTLVKQK, from the coding sequence ATGGCTGATGTGCATTCTAAGGAAACCCGGAGTTTCAACATGAGCAAGATAAAGGGTAAGGATACCAAGCCTGAAATGCTTGTCCGAAAGTACTTGTTTTCGCATGGCTTCAGATATAGAGTGCATGACAGAAGGCTTCCAGGCAACCCCGATATCGTTCTTCCAAAGTATCGGACTGCGATATTCATTCACGGCTGCTTCTGGCATGGTCATGAAGGGTGCCGGTATTTTATCATTCCTAAGACTCGCACAGAGTGGTGGGTAAGTAAGTTAAGCCGAAATACAGCGAATGATGAAAAGGCGTTGACAGCGCTACATGCCCTTGGCTGGAAGGCAATAGTGATATGGGAGTGTGACCTGAAGAAGGCTACGTTGGATCATACTCTCAAGGCGCTCTTAGGCGACCTCAGATCAACACTGGTTAAGCAGAAATAA
- a CDS encoding DNA cytosine methyltransferase, giving the protein MNYIDLFAGAGGLSDGFIRAGYEPIVHVEMDEAACYTLKTRVAYHYLKATENIGVYRAYLRNDITREQLYGYIPRDLLSSVINLPIGGESNSKIHSLIDDQLDQKNISKKDVDLIIGGPPCQAYSVVGRARSENGMKGDPRNYLYVQYARYLETYQPKMFVFENVLGLKSAQKGIFLSNMERLFEKKGYKIEVFTVEANNFNVLQNRKRIIIIGWKDDFVPTLPDLEAVRLNQGDHVESLLKDLPPLNAGEGKDKYMDYARLPDKYLRSSGIRERLRELTQHVARPHTQQDKEIYKIVVDKWNNHSERLDYNSLPEKLKTHSNRDAFVDRFKVVAANCPYSQTVVAHIAKDGHYYIHPDITQNRSLTVREAARLQSFPDSYYFEGVKEKGSRTAAFKQIGNAVPPLMAYEIAKVLKPVLESVT; this is encoded by the coding sequence ATGAATTATATCGATCTTTTTGCAGGTGCGGGAGGTTTATCAGATGGCTTTATTAGAGCTGGCTATGAGCCGATCGTTCATGTAGAAATGGATGAAGCAGCCTGCTACACTCTTAAGACCCGCGTTGCCTATCATTACCTTAAGGCTACTGAAAACATCGGTGTATATAGGGCATACCTCCGGAATGATATTACGAGGGAGCAACTTTATGGATATATTCCCCGGGACTTACTTTCCAGTGTCATTAATCTTCCTATTGGTGGGGAAAGTAATTCAAAAATACATTCCCTCATAGATGATCAGCTTGATCAAAAAAATATATCAAAGAAAGACGTCGATTTAATAATCGGCGGTCCTCCTTGTCAGGCATACTCAGTTGTTGGGAGAGCCAGAAGCGAAAACGGGATGAAAGGTGACCCACGAAATTATCTATATGTTCAGTACGCACGTTATCTCGAAACATATCAGCCTAAAATGTTTGTATTTGAGAATGTACTAGGATTGAAATCGGCACAGAAGGGCATTTTCCTGTCTAACATGGAAAGGCTTTTCGAAAAAAAGGGATATAAGATAGAGGTCTTCACTGTAGAAGCAAACAATTTCAACGTACTGCAGAATAGAAAGAGGATTATAATCATTGGTTGGAAGGATGATTTTGTTCCGACATTACCAGATCTTGAAGCCGTACGTTTAAACCAGGGCGATCATGTCGAATCACTTTTAAAAGATTTGCCTCCCTTAAACGCAGGAGAGGGTAAAGATAAGTACATGGATTACGCGAGGCTGCCGGATAAATATCTCAGGTCTTCCGGTATCAGGGAGCGGTTAAGGGAATTGACCCAGCATGTGGCTCGTCCTCACACGCAGCAAGATAAAGAGATTTACAAGATAGTCGTAGATAAATGGAATAATCACTCTGAACGACTGGATTATAATTCATTGCCCGAGAAATTGAAAACCCATAGTAATAGGGATGCTTTCGTCGATCGGTTCAAAGTTGTAGCCGCCAACTGCCCTTACTCCCAGACTGTAGTGGCGCATATAGCAAAGGATGGCCATTATTATATTCATCCTGACATAACGCAGAATCGCTCTCTGACGGTTCGCGAAGCAGCACGTTTGCAATCCTTTCCGGATAGTTACTATTTCGAAGGCGTGAAGGAAAAGGGAAGCAGGACTGCCGCTTTTAAGCAAATCGGGAATGCAGTGCCGCCATTAATGGCTTACGAGATTGCAAAAGTTTTGAAACCGGTGCTTGAATCGGTGACCTGA
- a CDS encoding ATP-binding protein yields the protein MHEYKAETVTPNPKSTINSYRSFGYNLPTAIADILDNSISAEATEVHINFKWEGSASYISLRDNGKGMNQKELVDAMTPGSKDPEEERGKNDLGRFGLGLKTASFSQCKRLTCITKKEGEKVLKRCWDIDYINDSNVWQLLDFVSDSSFLNEVNEQKSGTLVLWEHLDRIVGKADKNNESVKNAFYQEMQHVCEHLSLVFHKFLENRRLKIFVQDDLLQPFNPFLLNLTPKPQMGLPEIFGGVEITYFILPHMSETGKESYEKSGGALGWFQQQGFYIYRGDRLLVAGDWLGLEKKRDYSKLARIAVNFSNAGDFDWNLDIKKSTASPPIEIRRELARIAKVAISKSAKIYNWRGQKQLSEAPDITHEPLWKDEVNREGIKRYKINRKHPVIRSLLSEKTLFAGKALALLEENVPIELILGNQNENPCYHELEKHTDQPSDALISLAVELYQIYIYQQIPEPLARQQIMNSTPFNLFPLINEYLK from the coding sequence ATGCATGAATATAAAGCAGAAACAGTAACGCCAAATCCAAAGTCCACCATAAATTCCTATCGTAGTTTTGGATATAACCTACCTACAGCGATAGCTGATATACTTGACAATAGTATATCGGCTGAGGCAACTGAAGTTCACATCAATTTCAAGTGGGAAGGAAGCGCATCGTACATCTCTTTGCGTGATAACGGGAAGGGAATGAATCAGAAGGAGCTGGTCGATGCAATGACGCCTGGGAGTAAAGATCCTGAAGAGGAGCGAGGTAAAAATGATCTGGGGCGCTTTGGGTTAGGACTAAAAACAGCTTCTTTCTCACAATGCAAAAGGCTCACCTGCATCACCAAAAAGGAAGGTGAGAAGGTCTTAAAGAGATGCTGGGACATTGATTATATCAACGATAGTAATGTATGGCAGTTGCTGGACTTTGTTTCTGACAGCTCATTCCTGAATGAAGTAAATGAGCAAAAGTCAGGGACCCTGGTCTTATGGGAACACCTCGATCGGATCGTCGGAAAGGCAGATAAAAATAACGAAAGCGTAAAAAACGCATTCTATCAGGAAATGCAGCATGTTTGTGAGCACCTGAGCTTAGTTTTTCATAAATTTTTAGAAAACAGACGTTTGAAGATCTTTGTTCAGGACGACCTGCTGCAGCCATTCAATCCCTTTCTTTTGAATCTCACCCCAAAGCCTCAGATGGGTTTGCCGGAAATATTTGGGGGCGTAGAAATCACCTATTTTATTTTGCCTCACATGTCCGAAACGGGTAAAGAGTCGTATGAAAAGTCAGGCGGTGCATTAGGGTGGTTCCAACAGCAGGGATTTTATATCTATCGGGGGGATAGATTGCTGGTTGCGGGAGATTGGCTGGGACTGGAAAAGAAGAGAGACTATTCCAAGCTGGCACGAATTGCTGTAAATTTCTCTAACGCAGGTGATTTTGATTGGAATCTCGATATCAAGAAGTCCACAGCGAGTCCGCCTATCGAAATTAGAAGAGAACTCGCCCGAATTGCAAAAGTGGCTATTTCGAAATCAGCGAAAATTTATAACTGGCGCGGTCAGAAGCAGCTGTCTGAAGCGCCGGACATTACACATGAACCGCTATGGAAAGACGAAGTCAATAGAGAAGGGATTAAGCGGTATAAAATAAACAGGAAACATCCTGTTATAAGATCGCTGTTATCGGAAAAAACTTTATTTGCAGGTAAGGCACTTGCATTGCTTGAAGAAAATGTTCCCATCGAGCTTATTTTAGGCAATCAGAATGAAAACCCTTGTTACCACGAGCTTGAGAAACATACAGATCAGCCATCCGACGCATTGATCAGCCTTGCTGTCGAGCTCTATCAGATATATATATATCAGCAAATTCCCGAACCCCTCGCGCGACAACAAATTATGAATTCCACTCCTTTTAATTTATTTCCACTGATAAACGAGTATCTGAAATGA
- a CDS encoding Z1 domain-containing protein, which produces MSDLLNTARAVAHMLLSHGSENITDESIQTAVKKVSAMNIVEGLTFDERELFEILRADFSVGKGEVTILSEDVEPWLNEELANINFELWNRYKLNIRDNDPSFPVGDLDDFTNKILDKCVNPRKPGAWDRRGMVVGHVQSGKTSNYVGLINKATDAGYKVIIVIAGTISSLRRQTQERIDSGYIGRSSSAFINNRGENRVIGVGKYKVSTDIYSLTSSYYKSGDEGDFSQSVANKLNIPIGRNPVVFVIKKNKSILENLIDWFAKNENVRPVEGSPRLFDVPALIIDDEADAASVNTSGDINDVKAINRLIRILLNMFNQSTFIGYTATPYANLFISQTYNDALTEVVKGREYKVGEDLFPRDFIVNIKAPTNYIGAAKMFGYENPVPELTKEPLEIFRAIDDYDPPFFKSINKENKANLPEYIPDTLGTAIKSFILTCAIRRLRGHEKKHNSMLVHVALLVKWIDKVAYLVNEKVKEYKNAILAEDEALLDELRCLYETDFLPTTRNVMENLDYKDRRLEQHHWVDVRAELKKAASKIEVRAVHGTRSTTNLQYHNIEEIDYGLYENGLSVIAVGGSRLSRGITLEGLSISYYIRTTRMYDSLMQMGRWFGYRPGYVDLCRLFTTSDIFLWFNHITMATEEMRNDFDELTATHRRPRDFRLKVRNHTGLLTITSLAKLHFSENIEISFSGSNLQTYQLLKTEAAIHNNFKALKDLIAAIGFPEEHHRIKVKDRIKYLLYRDQTPDSICDFIDAFKTDQPNIKNGAISEYIRLQSESGTINEWSICVVANTEERVFIDYEGNTQLDKREPNNDVMTYNLIFGGEVLTLGCNVRNQPKQERGSDYYLISKNQIDDIRDRQVDLLRNNLKTNEAIKGERKEEKKGLLLIYGLDERGTPGLKNKIPVVGFSLHFPTIDGEVKVSYTATIYNGFDDEMMEDDDNNDNG; this is translated from the coding sequence ATGAGCGACCTCTTAAACACGGCGAGAGCCGTAGCCCATATGCTATTGTCTCACGGTTCGGAAAATATTACCGATGAGTCGATACAAACTGCTGTGAAGAAAGTTTCCGCAATGAACATCGTAGAAGGACTTACGTTCGACGAGCGTGAATTGTTCGAAATATTACGCGCCGATTTCAGCGTCGGGAAAGGCGAAGTAACAATCTTATCCGAGGATGTTGAGCCATGGCTGAATGAAGAGTTGGCAAATATAAACTTTGAATTATGGAACAGGTATAAACTCAATATCAGAGACAATGATCCTTCATTTCCAGTAGGTGACCTGGATGACTTCACCAATAAAATACTGGATAAGTGTGTAAACCCGAGAAAGCCCGGAGCATGGGACAGGCGTGGTATGGTGGTAGGGCATGTTCAGTCCGGTAAAACATCTAACTATGTGGGACTCATCAATAAGGCGACCGATGCAGGTTATAAGGTAATTATCGTAATTGCCGGCACTATCAGTTCCTTGAGGAGGCAAACGCAGGAAAGAATCGATTCCGGCTATATAGGAAGGAGCAGTTCCGCCTTTATAAATAACCGGGGCGAAAATAGGGTGATCGGTGTAGGGAAATATAAGGTGAGTACTGATATATACTCATTGACCTCATCCTATTACAAAAGTGGGGACGAAGGCGACTTCAGCCAATCAGTCGCGAATAAATTAAATATCCCAATCGGCAGAAACCCGGTGGTTTTTGTTATCAAAAAAAATAAAAGCATTCTTGAGAATCTTATAGATTGGTTTGCCAAAAACGAAAATGTTCGGCCTGTAGAGGGAAGCCCTAGACTATTTGACGTTCCGGCACTGATTATTGACGATGAGGCGGATGCAGCCTCCGTAAATACGTCAGGCGATATAAATGACGTGAAGGCAATCAACCGGCTGATACGGATCCTGTTAAATATGTTCAATCAAAGCACATTTATTGGATATACCGCTACGCCATATGCGAACTTGTTCATATCACAGACCTATAATGATGCGCTTACTGAGGTGGTAAAAGGCCGGGAGTATAAGGTTGGCGAAGATTTGTTTCCGCGTGACTTCATTGTTAATATAAAGGCTCCCACGAACTACATTGGTGCTGCGAAAATGTTCGGTTACGAAAATCCTGTTCCGGAGCTTACGAAGGAGCCATTGGAAATTTTTAGAGCGATTGATGATTACGATCCTCCCTTCTTTAAATCAATTAACAAAGAAAATAAAGCCAATTTACCCGAATATATTCCTGATACCCTTGGAACTGCGATTAAGTCTTTCATACTGACCTGTGCGATACGGAGGCTCCGTGGGCATGAAAAAAAGCACAATTCGATGCTGGTTCATGTAGCACTACTCGTGAAGTGGATTGACAAAGTCGCATATTTGGTTAATGAAAAAGTGAAGGAGTATAAAAATGCAATTCTGGCAGAAGATGAAGCTCTCCTTGATGAACTCAGGTGTCTGTATGAAACTGATTTTCTCCCGACAACGCGGAATGTTATGGAGAATCTGGATTACAAAGATCGCCGGCTAGAGCAACATCACTGGGTTGACGTGAGGGCTGAACTTAAAAAAGCCGCTTCAAAAATCGAAGTGCGGGCTGTTCATGGAACCCGCTCTACAACAAATCTTCAGTACCACAATATCGAAGAAATCGACTATGGGCTATATGAGAACGGCTTATCGGTCATCGCTGTCGGTGGAAGCCGGCTTTCGAGGGGAATTACGCTGGAAGGGCTTTCTATCAGTTACTATATACGGACCACTAGGATGTACGATTCTCTGATGCAGATGGGGCGTTGGTTCGGATATCGCCCCGGCTATGTGGATCTATGCCGGCTTTTTACTACGTCTGATATATTCTTGTGGTTTAATCACATCACTATGGCCACGGAAGAGATGAGAAACGATTTTGATGAATTGACCGCAACACATCGCCGGCCCAGAGATTTCAGGTTGAAGGTTAGAAATCATACCGGCCTGCTTACAATAACAAGCCTAGCTAAATTACATTTCTCAGAAAATATAGAAATTTCCTTTTCGGGTAGCAATCTGCAAACCTATCAGCTACTTAAGACTGAAGCTGCCATCCACAACAACTTCAAGGCCTTGAAGGATCTGATTGCAGCTATCGGATTTCCGGAAGAACATCATCGTATAAAAGTAAAAGATAGGATAAAATATCTTCTTTATCGGGATCAGACGCCGGATTCAATATGTGATTTTATAGATGCGTTCAAAACAGATCAGCCCAACATTAAAAACGGTGCCATCAGTGAATATATACGACTACAATCAGAAAGCGGGACAATAAACGAATGGAGTATTTGTGTCGTTGCCAATACTGAAGAGAGAGTTTTTATCGATTACGAAGGGAATACGCAACTGGATAAACGAGAGCCCAATAATGATGTAATGACTTATAACTTGATCTTCGGAGGGGAGGTGCTGACCCTTGGATGCAATGTTCGTAATCAACCAAAACAAGAACGTGGCAGTGATTACTATCTGATCTCAAAAAACCAAATTGATGATATTAGGGATAGGCAGGTTGATTTATTGCGAAACAATCTGAAGACAAATGAGGCTATCAAGGGAGAACGGAAAGAAGAGAAAAAAGGTCTCTTGTTGATTTATGGGTTGGATGAACGAGGTACGCCCGGTCTGAAAAACAAAATTCCGGTTGTAGGCTTCAGTCTCCATTTTCCGACGATTGACGGTGAGGTAAAAGTGTCATATACGGCAACAATTTACAATGGCTTTGATGATGAGATGATGGAGGATGACGATAACAACGATAATGGGTAA